A stretch of Thermococcus bergensis DNA encodes these proteins:
- a CDS encoding serine/threonine protein kinase, with protein sequence MEHLISQKELEKFKELLGKRGIKLEKFYSKGTTSLVFTGNAEGKKVIIKLERPDSPRKNFKREAEILKFLEREEITPRLVDYGVFEGREFLVREFAEGEPLLYATPQKKHILEILEKTYKLDVLGIDHGQIQGGKHIIINDTVWIIDFEKAGFRKPKNVTSAMAMIFLNDNIISKRVREEFQLDQDFLNSLREALREYKRTKNIEKLRELLSSL encoded by the coding sequence ATGGAGCATCTCATAAGTCAAAAGGAACTCGAGAAGTTCAAAGAGCTTCTCGGGAAAAGGGGAATTAAGCTCGAAAAATTCTACTCTAAAGGAACGACTAGCTTAGTGTTTACTGGAAATGCAGAGGGCAAAAAGGTTATCATAAAGCTCGAAAGGCCTGATTCACCGAGAAAGAACTTCAAGAGGGAAGCAGAAATCCTGAAGTTTCTTGAGAGAGAAGAAATAACGCCACGCTTGGTGGATTATGGTGTTTTTGAGGGGAGAGAATTTCTCGTTAGAGAGTTTGCCGAAGGAGAGCCTCTGCTTTATGCAACCCCCCAAAAAAAGCACATACTTGAGATACTCGAAAAGACATACAAGCTCGACGTTCTGGGCATTGATCACGGGCAGATACAGGGAGGAAAGCACATTATAATCAACGATACCGTCTGGATAATCGACTTTGAAAAAGCGGGCTTTAGAAAGCCAAAGAACGTAACCTCTGCCATGGCAATGATATTTCTCAACGACAACATTATCTCGAAGAGAGTTCGGGAGGAATTTCAGCTGGATCAGGACTTCTTGAACTCATTACGGGAAGCCCTGAGGGAATATAAGAGGACAAAAAACATTGAGAAGCTCAGGGAGCTACTTTCTAGTCTTTAA
- a CDS encoding 6-hydroxymethylpterin diphosphokinase MptE-like protein — protein MKWSEWEQFYIRILQKMGYDREKDREAALLLRKLLLENKNYILAEDLKERIGERVYVFGAGPGLENILGKEKFGGTLIAADGATSALLEQDIVPDVIVTDLDGRFEDIKRANELGAYVAVHAHGDNMDKLRAHVPALKNVLGTCQTEPLDIVHNFGGFTDGDRAVFLAEELGAREVILVGFDFGEIVGKWSKPYLKEHTPIWETKKKKFEIAQMLLDWLKKNGRARIVVL, from the coding sequence ATGAAATGGTCGGAGTGGGAGCAGTTTTACATTCGGATTCTCCAAAAAATGGGTTATGACAGGGAGAAGGACCGTGAAGCCGCACTCCTATTGAGAAAGCTTTTGCTGGAGAACAAAAACTACATTCTGGCTGAAGACCTCAAAGAAAGAATTGGGGAGAGAGTTTATGTTTTCGGGGCCGGGCCAGGATTGGAGAATATACTTGGGAAAGAAAAATTTGGAGGAACCTTAATAGCCGCGGATGGAGCAACCTCCGCCCTTCTGGAGCAAGACATAGTCCCGGACGTTATTGTCACTGACTTGGATGGGAGATTTGAAGACATAAAGAGGGCAAACGAGCTCGGGGCTTACGTTGCTGTCCACGCCCACGGGGACAACATGGACAAGCTTAGAGCTCATGTGCCAGCGCTAAAGAACGTTTTGGGGACATGTCAAACAGAGCCACTGGACATTGTTCACAACTTTGGCGGCTTTACTGACGGTGATAGGGCTGTTTTTCTTGCGGAAGAGCTTGGGGCGAGAGAGGTTATTCTTGTTGGCTTCGATTTTGGGGAAATCGTTGGAAAATGGAGCAAGCCATATCTGAAGGAGCACACTCCAATATGGGAAACCAAAAAGAAAAAGTTCGAAATAGCACAGATGCTCCTGGACTGGCTTAAAAAGAACGGGAGAGCAAGGATAGTGGTGCTTTAA
- a CDS encoding S9 family peptidase, with protein MNKIEWNENTFSKFAYLGDPRISKDGKKIAYVLTKANLKDNRYENTVVVEELQEGARRFIENASMPRFSPSGKKIAIVRPNEERKTSEVWVYDLSSMSGKKVLEAKNILDVSWNEDDRRILITGFKRRDDEDFVFEDDVPVWFDARGFFDGEKTTFWIVDTESEEVLEEFEAERFSSAIWHGDAVIYNVPHRMDGKLQFFKFYDIYIYKDGESEKLFEGVSYAAVHSNGELVLLYGKPKKNKRSEHNFFYVWDGKDVKPLTEQFVYNNGEGKLDEKGNLYFTMAREGKVSLYKLEGETLTPIVEDNSWVMGFDVSGDGKVALLKETDTRLRELYLWDGELRQITDYNGPIFAKLKTRPIKHFRFKSLDLELDGWYIKPDIKEGEKAPVIVFVHGGPKGMYGYYFKYEMQLMADKGYYVVFVNPRGSNGYDEDFALRVIERTGLEDFQDILNGVEEFFKLEPQADRDRVGITGISYGGFMTNWALTQSDLFKAGISENGISYWLTSYAFSDIGLWFDKEVIGDNPLENENYKKLSPLFYAQNVKAPLLLIHSLEDYRCPLDQSVMFYHVLKDLGKEVYIAIFKRGAHGHSLRGSPRHRAKRYKLFMEFFERKLKKYEEGFDVEKILKGCGDKKEN; from the coding sequence ATGAATAAGATCGAATGGAATGAAAACACCTTTTCTAAGTTTGCCTATCTGGGCGACCCGAGAATATCAAAGGACGGAAAGAAAATTGCATACGTGCTGACAAAGGCGAACTTAAAGGACAACAGATACGAAAACACTGTAGTGGTTGAGGAGCTCCAGGAAGGTGCGAGAAGGTTCATCGAAAACGCATCAATGCCCCGCTTCTCCCCAAGTGGAAAGAAAATAGCTATTGTAAGACCAAATGAAGAAAGGAAAACCTCCGAAGTCTGGGTTTACGACTTAAGCTCAATGAGCGGAAAGAAAGTCCTTGAAGCAAAGAACATCCTTGATGTGAGCTGGAATGAAGATGACAGGAGGATTTTGATAACCGGCTTCAAAAGAAGAGACGACGAGGATTTTGTCTTTGAAGACGATGTGCCAGTGTGGTTTGATGCACGGGGCTTTTTTGACGGTGAAAAGACAACATTTTGGATAGTTGATACTGAGAGTGAAGAAGTTCTTGAAGAGTTCGAGGCAGAGAGGTTCTCCTCCGCAATATGGCATGGAGATGCGGTAATCTACAACGTCCCCCACAGGATGGACGGGAAGCTTCAGTTCTTCAAATTCTATGACATCTATATTTACAAGGATGGAGAGAGTGAAAAACTCTTTGAAGGAGTTTCCTATGCTGCCGTGCACTCCAATGGAGAGTTAGTTCTACTCTACGGAAAGCCAAAGAAAAACAAGAGAAGCGAACATAACTTCTTCTACGTTTGGGACGGCAAAGACGTCAAACCCCTAACGGAACAATTCGTCTATAACAACGGAGAGGGAAAACTCGATGAAAAGGGAAATCTATACTTTACCATGGCAAGAGAAGGAAAGGTAAGCCTCTACAAGCTCGAAGGAGAAACCTTAACCCCAATAGTTGAGGACAACTCATGGGTAATGGGCTTTGATGTAAGCGGAGACGGAAAAGTTGCCCTCCTTAAAGAGACAGACACAAGGTTAAGGGAGCTCTACCTCTGGGATGGAGAGCTGAGGCAGATAACTGACTATAACGGTCCAATATTTGCCAAGCTCAAGACGAGACCAATAAAACACTTCCGCTTCAAGAGCCTTGATTTAGAGCTCGACGGGTGGTACATCAAGCCGGACATTAAGGAAGGAGAGAAAGCTCCGGTAATTGTCTTCGTCCACGGCGGGCCCAAGGGAATGTACGGCTATTACTTCAAGTATGAGATGCAATTGATGGCTGACAAGGGCTATTACGTAGTCTTTGTTAACCCGAGAGGGAGCAACGGCTACGACGAGGATTTTGCCTTAAGGGTTATTGAGAGAACGGGCTTGGAAGACTTCCAGGACATTCTCAATGGAGTGGAGGAGTTCTTCAAACTTGAGCCTCAGGCGGATAGAGATAGAGTTGGAATAACCGGCATAAGTTACGGTGGCTTCATGACCAACTGGGCTTTAACGCAGAGTGACCTCTTCAAAGCGGGAATAAGTGAGAACGGCATAAGCTACTGGCTTACAAGCTATGCCTTCTCGGACATAGGATTGTGGTTCGACAAGGAGGTCATAGGTGACAATCCGCTTGAAAACGAGAACTACAAAAAGCTGAGTCCGCTATTTTATGCCCAAAATGTCAAAGCCCCGCTCTTGCTTATTCACTCCCTCGAAGATTACCGCTGTCCCCTTGACCAGAGCGTGATGTTCTACCACGTGCTTAAGGACTTGGGTAAGGAAGTGTACATTGCAATCTTTAAACGCGGTGCTCATGGGCACAGTTTGAGGGGAAGCCCAAGGCACAGGGCAAAGCGCTACAAGCTCTTCATGGAATTCTTCGAAAGAAAACTCAAGAAGTACGAAGAGGGCTTTGATGTCGAGAAAATACTAAAGGGCTGCGGGGACAAAAAAGAAAACTGA
- a CDS encoding TIGR00153 family protein — MQVWTKLFAKSPFKPLIKHAEVVLEAVGTLEKALGAWERGEYEKMREYARRVDDLEDFADRIKEEIRDSLSSKLFMPVNRGDILGYLEMQDKIADAAENTAKWLLVRDPNNIPEDIKDEVRTLIMTMSQESIKAAKLVYEAIVQMDRVIESGFGEKEIEREYAIIKEIESVEHKIDELDTRFMEIIFKNSAKMEWGLGMYLLNIAKTISNISDKAKDAAERIRLMMNK, encoded by the coding sequence ATGCAGGTCTGGACAAAATTATTCGCTAAAAGCCCGTTTAAGCCTTTGATAAAGCACGCTGAAGTTGTTTTAGAGGCTGTAGGAACTCTCGAAAAGGCTCTCGGGGCGTGGGAGAGAGGAGAATATGAGAAAATGAGGGAATACGCGAGAAGAGTGGATGATCTCGAAGATTTCGCTGATAGAATCAAGGAAGAGATAAGGGACAGCCTTAGTTCAAAGCTGTTTATGCCCGTTAACAGGGGAGACATCTTAGGTTATCTTGAAATGCAAGATAAAATCGCCGATGCCGCAGAAAATACTGCAAAGTGGCTTTTAGTTAGAGACCCAAATAATATTCCTGAGGACATTAAGGATGAAGTGCGGACTTTAATAATGACCATGAGTCAGGAAAGCATCAAAGCGGCAAAACTCGTTTATGAGGCAATAGTACAGATGGACAGGGTTATAGAAAGCGGATTTGGTGAGAAGGAGATCGAGAGAGAATATGCGATAATCAAAGAAATAGAGAGCGTTGAGCACAAGATAGATGAGCTTGACACAAGGTTCATGGAGATAATTTTCAAGAATTCCGCCAAGATGGAGTGGGGATTGGGGATGTACCTCCTCAACATTGCAAAGACAATAAGCAATATATCTGACAAGGCAAAAGACGCAGCAGAGAGAATAAGACTCATGATGAACAAATGA
- a CDS encoding MBL fold metallo-hydrolase has product MIVYFIGTGGSEGIPAHLCTCQTCDEARKFGFAQRKPSTLAIITKNKKAVLIDVGTDIRDLLHVPLEAILLTHWHHDHIYGLYKLRWIAKRTALYAPKGDADWLMVNDPKNIDVKFIKPNDVLKVDSLKITALKLNHQVETFGYLIEEDDKSVAVLYDTKGLPEETFELLEKKNLRLAIVDATYPPGIDDPYHNNVDEGAQIGLKLAERTFLSHISHKNLPFLMLDEYVRKKYGGKVLVAYDGMLFYV; this is encoded by the coding sequence ATGATAGTGTACTTCATCGGCACAGGGGGCAGTGAAGGAATTCCGGCTCACCTATGCACCTGCCAGACATGTGATGAAGCCCGCAAGTTTGGTTTTGCTCAGAGAAAGCCATCCACACTGGCTATAATCACCAAGAACAAAAAAGCAGTCCTTATAGACGTTGGGACGGATATCAGGGATTTACTGCACGTTCCTCTTGAAGCGATACTCCTAACCCACTGGCACCATGACCACATCTACGGCCTGTATAAACTCCGGTGGATTGCAAAAAGAACAGCCCTTTATGCCCCAAAAGGAGATGCGGACTGGCTCATGGTTAACGATCCCAAGAACATTGATGTGAAGTTCATCAAACCCAATGATGTCCTAAAAGTCGATTCTCTCAAAATCACCGCTTTAAAGCTCAACCATCAGGTGGAGACCTTCGGCTACCTGATAGAAGAAGATGACAAGAGTGTGGCTGTTCTTTATGATACCAAGGGGCTTCCTGAGGAGACGTTTGAATTACTGGAAAAGAAAAATCTTCGCTTAGCGATTGTTGATGCCACATACCCTCCGGGTATAGACGATCCTTATCACAATAACGTGGATGAAGGTGCCCAAATTGGACTTAAGCTGGCAGAAAGAACGTTTTTAAGCCATATATCTCACAAGAACCTTCCGTTTTTGATGCTGGATGAGTATGTGAGAAAGAAATACGGAGGGAAGGTTCTTGTTGCCTACGATGGGATGCTCTTCTATGTGTGA
- a CDS encoding metallophosphoesterase family protein: protein MRKILPILFIGLLVFAAGCTQTSTTTSTTAQEGLDFSSYNRGEIIQKWWEMFSAETVYVSKGYEELAKYYFPNAQIKTKEEFESGIAILAPEDARELLRGKPILTTPREYFGYVLYKSGIKFVGEEMGTIIAYKENGNARLIFTGNGKSGIGAALELAKELKEGRTLNPSLVLRREDFEGIVLKVIGDNDWDGIKDEDEYWVLKEIYVDEPFIYNWRVVKGENITVSGGFIRLVNGSKVYIRALGFNVSVKVKDPKGVQITYVIENINPQFVEYPNGAKVGETWIEVTTSEDFSIAPREVKDFNFLAFGDNRPGSGTKQPEAFFKIRDLMNKDKGAFIINTGDLVYSGKVEEWAELLKEWKFNKPVFVAPGNHEYRGEGKNVYHKFFGPTDYSFTLGGYYFIFANNIENNYKLTSAQWTWFEEELKKAKALGKRPVIVMHTPPIDPRPEGDHAMNPTDAKKLLELMKEYNAFGVFGHIHIYWYGEKDGVEIVITGGGGAPLYAKPEEGGFYHYVRINAGDTITVEPVKVE from the coding sequence TCAAACCTCTACAACAACCTCAACAACAGCTCAAGAGGGACTTGATTTCAGTTCCTACAACAGGGGAGAGATAATCCAAAAATGGTGGGAGATGTTCAGCGCTGAGACAGTGTATGTGAGCAAGGGCTATGAAGAGCTCGCGAAGTATTACTTCCCTAATGCTCAGATAAAGACCAAAGAAGAGTTCGAAAGCGGCATAGCGATATTAGCCCCAGAAGATGCAAGGGAACTCCTTAGAGGAAAGCCCATCCTTACAACCCCAAGGGAGTATTTTGGGTATGTGCTCTACAAGTCGGGAATTAAATTCGTGGGAGAGGAAATGGGCACAATAATTGCGTACAAAGAAAACGGCAATGCGAGGTTGATTTTCACGGGAAATGGAAAATCCGGAATTGGAGCAGCTTTGGAGCTTGCAAAAGAACTAAAAGAAGGAAGAACGTTGAACCCCTCCCTTGTTTTGAGAAGAGAGGACTTCGAAGGTATAGTTCTAAAGGTGATAGGAGATAACGACTGGGATGGAATAAAAGATGAAGACGAATACTGGGTTCTAAAGGAAATATACGTAGATGAGCCCTTCATTTACAACTGGAGGGTTGTTAAAGGGGAGAACATAACCGTAAGTGGGGGCTTCATAAGACTTGTAAACGGCTCAAAAGTCTATATAAGGGCTCTCGGGTTCAACGTAAGCGTTAAGGTCAAGGATCCGAAAGGCGTTCAGATAACCTACGTAATTGAGAACATAAATCCCCAGTTCGTTGAGTATCCAAACGGGGCTAAGGTAGGAGAGACTTGGATAGAGGTTACCACGAGTGAAGACTTCTCCATAGCTCCCAGAGAAGTAAAGGACTTTAATTTTCTGGCATTTGGGGACAACAGACCCGGAAGCGGAACCAAACAGCCGGAGGCCTTCTTCAAGATAAGAGACCTCATGAACAAAGACAAAGGAGCTTTTATAATCAACACTGGAGATTTAGTTTACTCGGGAAAAGTCGAAGAATGGGCAGAGCTGTTGAAGGAGTGGAAGTTCAACAAGCCCGTGTTTGTTGCTCCCGGAAACCACGAATACCGTGGAGAAGGCAAAAACGTCTACCATAAATTCTTTGGGCCGACGGATTATTCCTTTACCCTCGGTGGCTATTACTTCATCTTTGCAAACAACATTGAAAACAACTACAAGCTAACATCCGCTCAATGGACGTGGTTTGAGGAAGAGCTCAAAAAAGCAAAAGCCCTAGGCAAAAGACCTGTTATAGTTATGCACACACCTCCAATAGATCCTAGACCTGAGGGAGACCATGCAATGAATCCAACAGATGCCAAAAAACTCTTAGAGCTCATGAAGGAATACAACGCCTTTGGAGTGTTTGGGCACATCCACATCTACTGGTACGGTGAAAAAGATGGCGTGGAGATTGTGATAACTGGCGGAGGAGGAGCACCACTATACGCAAAGCCCGAGGAGGGTGGCTTCTACCACTACGTAAGAATAAACGCCGGGGACACCATAACTGTAGAGCCCGTGAAGGTTGAGTGA
- a CDS encoding RNA-guided endonuclease InsQ/TnpB family protein, which translates to MPSETVKLTAKFKLKTEPEGLEDLFSLYSDIVNFLLDYAFENNITSFYRLKKETYKGLRREYPDLPSHYLYTACQMVTSIHKSYRKRKRRGKANGKPVFKKQVIMLDDHLFKLDLDGGFVKLSTPGGRLELEFYPAKYHEKFRGWKIGQAWLVKNSKGSFINIVFSEEVEVREPKAFVGVDLNENNVTLSLPEGDFIQIITHEREIRTGYFLKRRRIQKKLKTGKKRRELLEKYGERERNRLNDLYHKLANKIVELAEKYGGIALEDLTEIRNTIRYSAEMNGRLHRWGFRKLQSIIEYKAKLKGVSVVFVNPARTSSLCPICGGKLSPNGHRVLKCECGFEADRDVVGSWNIRLRGLKMWGVSVPPESQPMKTGGWKPTRYEINTLHTLYG; encoded by the coding sequence ATGCCGAGTGAGACTGTTAAGCTCACGGCAAAGTTCAAACTCAAGACGGAGCCCGAAGGGTTAGAAGACCTCTTCTCCCTTTATTCTGATATTGTTAATTTTCTCCTTGATTATGCTTTCGAAAACAACATCACGAGCTTTTACCGGCTGAAGAAGGAGACTTACAAGGGCCTCCGGAGGGAATACCCAGACCTTCCGAGCCATTACCTCTACACGGCTTGTCAAATGGTTACCTCAATCCACAAGAGCTACAGGAAGAGAAAAAGACGAGGAAAAGCTAATGGAAAGCCCGTCTTCAAAAAGCAAGTGATAATGCTTGATGATCATCTTTTCAAACTCGACCTTGACGGTGGATTTGTCAAGCTCTCAACTCCCGGCGGAAGGCTGGAACTGGAGTTTTACCCTGCAAAATACCACGAGAAGTTTAGAGGGTGGAAAATAGGACAAGCGTGGCTTGTTAAAAATTCAAAGGGGAGTTTCATCAATATTGTCTTTTCCGAGGAGGTTGAAGTTAGAGAGCCAAAAGCCTTTGTTGGTGTGGACTTGAACGAAAACAATGTTACCCTTAGCCTTCCAGAGGGGGATTTTATCCAGATTATCACTCACGAGAGGGAGATTAGAACGGGCTACTTCTTGAAGAGAAGGAGAATCCAGAAGAAGCTAAAAACGGGTAAAAAGAGGAGAGAGCTTTTGGAAAAGTATGGCGAAAGAGAAAGGAACAGACTAAATGACTTGTATCACAAGTTAGCAAACAAGATTGTTGAACTGGCGGAAAAGTATGGTGGTATTGCTCTTGAAGACTTAACGGAAATCAGGAACACAATAAGGTATTCGGCTGAAATGAACGGTCGCTTGCACAGGTGGGGTTTTAGGAAGCTTCAATCCATTATTGAGTATAAAGCCAAGTTGAAGGGTGTGAGTGTGGTTTTTGTTAATCCTGCTCGCACTTCATCCCTGTGTCCGATATGTGGGGGTAAGTTAAGCCCGAATGGGCACAGGGTTTTGAAATGCGAGTGTGGTTTTGAGGCTGACCGTGACGTGGTCGGCTCTTGGAATATTCGTTTGAGGGGCCTGAAGATGTGGGGAGTCTCCGTTCCCCCCGAAAGCCAGCCAATGAAGACGGGAGGCTGGAAGCCTACCCGTTACGAAATTAACACTCTACACACACTTTACGGGTAG
- a CDS encoding inorganic phosphate transporter — protein MIELLSDPWLFITIAVGLFMAWAIGANDAANSMSTAVGAGAITPKQAVIIAGVLEFTGAYLFGKSVTETVRKGIIDASQISDPNVIVYGSIAALLAASLWLLFASKFGLPVSTTHSIIGGIVGYGIVYAGTSIVNWGKMAQVIASWILSPIFGAIVAFVVIKLVSKTILQQKDPIESAKKWAPVWIGLAFVVIGSMFYIKVMHGKSLFIAVSRYGLAAGVGAFLVSFALLRKNVKATDPYWGVEAIFRKVQVLTSAYVALSHGANDVANAIGPVAAVYAVATMGLAGMKVPVPRWILAMGGLGIAVGVATYGYKVMETVGKRITELTNTRGFSIDFSAATVVLVASSLGLPISTTHTVVGAVIGVGLARGVKAINKDIVKDIVISWFVTVPVAAIIAGIVFKILMIVG, from the coding sequence ATGATCGAGCTGCTTAGTGATCCCTGGTTGTTCATCACAATTGCGGTTGGTCTTTTTATGGCATGGGCAATAGGTGCAAACGATGCCGCAAACTCAATGAGCACAGCCGTTGGAGCCGGAGCAATAACACCAAAGCAGGCAGTTATAATAGCGGGTGTGCTTGAATTCACAGGTGCTTACCTCTTCGGAAAAAGCGTTACCGAAACTGTTAGAAAAGGAATAATCGATGCGTCTCAAATAAGCGATCCAAATGTTATTGTTTATGGCTCTATTGCAGCTCTTTTGGCTGCATCGTTGTGGTTGCTGTTTGCATCCAAGTTTGGATTGCCAGTGTCAACGACTCACTCCATTATAGGTGGTATAGTAGGCTATGGTATTGTATATGCCGGGACTTCAATAGTGAACTGGGGTAAAATGGCACAGGTGATTGCCAGCTGGATACTCTCTCCGATATTTGGTGCAATAGTTGCATTTGTCGTCATAAAACTTGTCTCTAAAACCATACTCCAGCAAAAAGACCCAATAGAAAGCGCTAAAAAATGGGCGCCTGTGTGGATAGGACTCGCATTCGTCGTCATTGGTTCGATGTTTTACATAAAGGTCATGCACGGAAAGTCTCTCTTCATTGCAGTTAGCAGATACGGCCTTGCAGCAGGAGTTGGAGCGTTTTTGGTCAGCTTTGCACTTTTGAGAAAGAACGTCAAAGCAACCGATCCTTACTGGGGGGTTGAGGCAATATTTAGGAAGGTTCAAGTGCTAACCTCTGCATACGTTGCACTCTCTCACGGTGCAAACGACGTTGCAAATGCAATCGGACCAGTTGCGGCAGTCTATGCAGTCGCAACCATGGGGTTAGCTGGAATGAAAGTTCCAGTGCCAAGATGGATTTTAGCGATGGGTGGTTTGGGAATAGCAGTGGGTGTGGCAACCTATGGTTACAAAGTTATGGAGACCGTTGGCAAGAGGATTACCGAGCTAACAAACACTAGAGGATTTAGCATAGACTTTTCCGCTGCAACGGTGGTTTTAGTGGCTTCCTCGTTGGGCCTACCAATTTCCACAACACACACCGTTGTAGGAGCTGTTATAGGTGTGGGACTGGCAAGGGGAGTAAAAGCAATAAATAAAGACATCGTTAAGGACATAGTAATATCATGGTTTGTGACCGTGCCCGTAGCCGCTATCATTGCGGGCATTGTGTTTAAGATACTGATGATTGTGGGGTGA
- a CDS encoding Lrp/AsnC family transcriptional regulator, whose protein sequence is MVTAFILMVTAAGKEREVMEKLLTYPEVKEAYVVYGEYDLIVKVETETLKDLDQFITERIRKMPEIQMTSTMIAI, encoded by the coding sequence ATGGTGACGGCGTTTATTTTGATGGTGACAGCCGCTGGAAAGGAAAGGGAAGTTATGGAGAAACTTCTTACCTACCCGGAGGTAAAGGAAGCATATGTAGTTTATGGAGAATACGACCTTATAGTCAAGGTCGAAACCGAAACTCTCAAAGATCTCGACCAATTCATAACAGAAAGAATAAGGAAAATGCCCGAAATACAGATGACTTCAACCATGATAGCCATCTGA
- a CDS encoding acetamidase/formamidase family protein codes for MLFIDKSKHIFGFGPNLRPAAEAENGEIVVFETLDALSNQISSEEQTLAAVDFSKVNPATGPLYVKGAKPGDALKVDILDIEVADRGVVVIAPNAGVLGNMVKEPKTKVCKIKDGYVYLGDLRIPAKPMIGVIGVASREEIPCGEPGEHGGNMDTKLIKKGTTLYLPVFVEGGLLAIGDLHAVMGDGEICVSACEVPGKVTVRVGIVKGMAPPYPVLETEDSLYILVSKEDLWDAIRQATELGVEVLQKALGLSWEEAYMLGSLILDVEISQLVDPKKTVRIKIPKEYVSAKDVLKALSLE; via the coding sequence ATGCTCTTTATAGATAAGTCCAAGCATATTTTTGGCTTTGGACCAAATCTTAGACCAGCTGCAGAAGCAGAAAACGGGGAGATAGTGGTTTTTGAAACTTTAGATGCCCTTTCTAACCAGATAAGCTCTGAAGAGCAAACCCTTGCAGCTGTGGACTTCTCAAAGGTAAATCCCGCAACAGGGCCGCTTTACGTAAAAGGCGCAAAACCGGGAGATGCATTAAAGGTTGATATTCTGGATATAGAAGTGGCAGATAGGGGAGTGGTTGTTATTGCACCCAATGCAGGAGTTTTAGGGAATATGGTTAAAGAGCCGAAAACTAAGGTTTGCAAAATCAAAGACGGCTACGTTTATCTTGGGGATCTTAGAATACCCGCAAAGCCTATGATAGGAGTTATCGGCGTTGCTTCTCGTGAGGAGATTCCATGTGGCGAACCCGGCGAGCACGGTGGAAACATGGACACCAAGCTCATAAAGAAGGGCACGACTCTCTATCTGCCCGTCTTCGTTGAGGGAGGATTGTTGGCTATTGGAGACCTACACGCGGTAATGGGAGATGGGGAAATCTGTGTCTCAGCTTGTGAAGTCCCGGGAAAGGTGACGGTAAGGGTTGGCATCGTAAAAGGAATGGCTCCTCCATATCCGGTACTTGAAACAGAAGACTCCTTGTATATACTCGTTTCCAAGGAAGATTTATGGGATGCTATTAGGCAGGCAACTGAACTCGGCGTCGAAGTCCTTCAAAAGGCCTTGGGCTTAAGCTGGGAAGAAGCGTATATGCTGGGGAGCCTTATTTTGGACGTTGAGATAAGCCAGCTCGTGGATCCTAAAAAGACCGTGAGAATTAAGATTCCAAAAGAGTATGTGTCGGCGAAAGATGTTTTAAAGGCATTATCTTTGGAATAA
- a CDS encoding Mut7-C RNAse domain-containing protein, with product MGGKNTKFIADMMLGRLARWLRLYGYDTLYGIKDDEEILKIAREEGRIVLTRDEELVTRCKNAILIKSNKFEEQVKQLMELGFEFDELFPENARCPKCNGLIKRVEKEEIKGKVPEGVYKDYDEFYVCTQCGQIYWPGRQWREMVKIDRKLKSLAEENGSEQV from the coding sequence ATGGGAGGAAAAAACACAAAGTTTATCGCCGACATGATGCTCGGAAGGCTGGCGAGATGGCTTAGGTTGTACGGTTACGACACTCTCTATGGCATAAAGGACGATGAGGAAATATTAAAGATTGCCAGAGAAGAGGGCAGGATAGTTTTAACGAGGGACGAAGAGCTTGTAACGAGATGTAAGAATGCAATTCTCATAAAATCCAACAAGTTCGAAGAGCAGGTAAAGCAGCTCATGGAGCTGGGCTTTGAGTTTGACGAACTGTTTCCGGAAAATGCTCGATGCCCAAAATGTAATGGGCTAATAAAAAGGGTTGAAAAAGAAGAAATCAAGGGGAAAGTGCCAGAAGGCGTTTATAAGGACTACGATGAATTTTACGTATGCACTCAATGCGGTCAAATCTACTGGCCGGGAAGACAGTGGAGAGAGATGGTAAAAATAGATAGGAAGCTAAAAAGCCTAGCTGAAGAAAACGGCTCAGAGCAAGTATAA